A section of the Ignisphaera sp. genome encodes:
- a CDS encoding DUF120 domain-containing protein, whose product MVEKPCDDSYIIIKGKVIDGLGEGARYVQLYSNNISRVLGIKPYPGTLNILVDREYTKIIELVFSVDKPMYTLPPPMEGFGKVYVWKAYIDCLQVYIVRPEITLYSSQVLEIISNVFLRKTLGKRSGDSIDIVVTHSGIAPCFCL is encoded by the coding sequence ATGGTCGAGAAACCCTGTGATGATAGCTACATCATTATCAAGGGTAAAGTTATTGATGGATTAGGTGAAGGTGCTAGATACGTTCAGCTATACAGTAACAATATATCAAGAGTTTTGGGAATAAAGCCTTATCCAGGAACACTGAATATTCTTGTAGATAGAGAGTACACGAAAATTATTGAATTGGTTTTTAGCGTCGATAAACCAATGTATACACTTCCTCCACCTATGGAAGGTTTCGGCAAAGTTTACGTATGGAAAGCATATATAGACTGTTTACAGGTATATATAGTAAGACCTGAAATAACATTGTATAGCAGTCAAGTTCTTGAAATAATATCCAATGTATTTCTTAGAAAAACATTAGGTAAAAGATCTGGAGACAGTATAGATATTGTTGTTACTCATAGTGGAATTGCACCATGCTTCTGTCTATAA